CCAACGTTGACGAGGTCGCTGCGCTCTCAACCGATATCGCGAATGCCCAAACGGCAAACGCTGCACTGCTTGACGCGGTCATCGCGGATCTTCGGCAAAACGACCAGGGAAAAGCCGCTGATGACATCCAGAAGGTTCGGGACGACATCGCAAATTCACCGGCGCTCAAGCAGGCAAACGGTGTCCTCACAACCGTGCGCGACGACTCAAATTTGCTCGCGGCCCAGCTCGGGGATCCGTCAAGCCAGATCAACGTTGTAATGCGGGCCGTTGAAGACGGAAAGGTTGTGCAGGACCTCGCACTTGCCAACCAGGCAGCGGATCAGCTCCGCAGCGGTGCGAACGCGCTCAGTTCCGGTTTGGTAGAGCTGAGTGACGGCGCAAACACCCTCGCTGCTGGAACGCCAAAGCTTGCGTCTGGCACCGCGCAGCTTGAAGACGGCGTCACGCAGGGCATGAAGCTGCTGCCGCACTGGGATAATGATCAGCAAGAAAGCTTCATCAAGACCCTTGCTCAGCCGGTCAAACTGGTCGAGAAAACGGAGCACGAGGCGAAGACCTTCGCCTACGGCTTTGCCCCCTTCTTCCTCGGGCTCGCCCTCTTTGTTGGAAGCATCATTGCGTGGATGCTTTTCACCCCGCTCCAGGCCCGCCCGCTCGCACAGGGGCTCGGCTCGCTCAGAACCGTTTTTGCATCCTTCGTACCGACGCTGGCCGTCGGCATCACGCAGGGCACGATCCTGTTTCTCGTCATCTACTTCGGTCTTGGGCTGGTGCCGGAATATCCGATACCAACGCTGCTCTTTATGTGGCTCATGGTTGCAATGTTCATGGCAATGATCCAGATGTTCAACGCGCTCTTCGGGGCCGCCGTCGGACGAGTGATTACCCTCGCGTTTCTCATGGTCATGTTGACATCGGCCGGCGGTATTTATCCGGTTCAAACGACCAGCCCGCTGTTTCAATGGATCCATCCCTACGACCCGATGACCTACACGGTGACCGGCCTACGGCAGCTCATCATGGGCGGCATCGATTACCGGCTCTGGATCGCCATCGCCGTCATCGCTGGCCTCACGGTCATCTTCCTAGCCGTCTCCACCCTGGCGGCACGGCGAAACCGTCAATACAACATGGACCGCCTGTATCCGCCGGTGGAGGTGTAACAGCCAACCTGTTCGCCGCAGCTCCCTAACCCTGAACGTCGACATCTCGAAACACGTCACCAACTCAAGAGAAATGAGACAGCATGTCTGAAATGTACCGAAACGCCGTTGAGAAGCCGAATGACGCCGAGCTCCAGATCTCGCCCGTCTTTGCCCGGCGGGGAGAGGCAACAAGTCTTCCCAAGTTCTCGATTCCCGACGACATGATGTCGGGAGAAACTGCCTACCAAATAGTGCACGACGAGGCGATGCTCGACGGAAATTCGCGCCTCAACTTGGCAACCTTTGTGTCGACGTGGATGGACGACCACGCGCAGAAGATTTACGCCGAGAGCGCCGATAAAAACATGATAGATAAGGACGAGTATCCTGCAACGGCGACGATTGAGGATCGCTGCTGGCGAATGATCGCCGACCTCTGGAATGTGCCAGACCCCACAGACACGATTGGAACGTCAACCATTGGCTCCTCGGAGGCCTGCATGCTCGGAGGTCTCGCGCTCAAGCGCCTGTGGCAAGAACGCCGCCGTGCGGAGGGCAAGAGCACGGAAACGCCGAACCTCATTCTCTCCGCCGGTGTCCAGGTCGTGTGGGAGAAGTTCTGCAACTACTGGGATGTTGAGGCGCGCTACATCCCTGTCACCGAAGAGCACCTTGTGCTCGACGGCTACGAGCTTGAGAAGTATGTTGATGAGAACACCATTGGCGTTGTTGCTATCCTCGGCCAGACCTACACGGGCCTCTATGAGCCGGTCAAAGAAATCGCCGCGAAGCTTGACGAGATTCAGGCTTCGACCGGTCTCGACGTCAAGATCCACGTTGATGGCGCGTCGGGGGCAATGGTTGCGCCCTTCTGCCAGCCGGAGCTTGAGTGGGACTTTAAGGTTGAGCGAGTGAACTCCATCAGCACGTCCGGTCACAAATATGGCCTGGTGTATCCGGGGGTCGGCTGGGTCGTGTGGCGAAACACGGCGGTATGCCCAGAGAGCCTGATTTTCCATGTGAGCTACCTCGGCGGAGATATGCCAACGCTCGCCCTCAACTTCTCTCGACCTGGTTCTCAGGTCTTGCTGCAGTACTACCAGTTCCTACGCCTTGGTCGCGAGGGATACCGCCTGGTTCAGCAGGGATCGATCGACGTTGCCACGTACCTTTCCTCCGAGATCGGGGCAATGGCTCCGTTCGAACTGGTCAGCAAGGGTGACACCATCCCCGTTTTTGCGTGGAGGATGACAACGGAAAAACGGAACTGGGACCTCTACGACCTCGCCGACCGGCTCCGTATGCGCGGCTGGCTCGTTCCCGCGTATCCAATGCCTGACGATTTGAGCGGCATGATTGTGCAGCGTATCGTCGTGCGCCTAGGGCTCAGCCAAGACCTCGCGAGTCTCTTGCTCGACGCGATCAAGGAAGAGGTCACCTTCCTAGAGAACCTCAGTGCCCCCATCCCCCGGGAAAAGAAACGCCAGGCTTTTAGCCATTAGCCGGGCGTTTGGCATCCGGCTGCCGAAGGTTTGGAGCGGGTCTCCGTCCTCGGCAGCCGGGTTCCGCCTCTGGATCAGGTTGCCAGTCCACCACAGCTGAGAGATGTGCATGAACACCAACAGAAGAACCCCATCCTCGGGAGCGCCACGGGCACGTCCGCTATCGGCACTCACCCCAAACCTCACGAAGCAGAGCTGGTCGTTCATGATTGGGTCTGCCATGTTTGCCGTCGGCACGGCAATCGGGATGCTCGACCCACACAACTCAAACCTGACCAACATCTTCTGCTTCTTCGGGGCCTGGTTTTTCACCGCTGCCGGGCTGATGCAACTCGCGTTGAGCGGAAGCCCAACAACTCGCGTGAGCTACGGGTCGGGCACCATGTTCCGCGCTGAGTGGCTCGCGGCCGCAACGCAGACAATGGGAACACTCCTCTTCAATGTGAGTACCAGCGCGGCGTTAACGGCCAAGACGGTCAGAACCGAGGATCGACTCGTGTGGACACCGGACGCTGGTGGCTCGATGGCCTTCCTGATCAGCGCCGCCTTTGTGTACGTCGCGTTCGTTCGATCGGAGGGCACCATGTGGGACCCAACAAACCCAGGGTGGTGGGGAGCCCATATCAACATGATCGGCTGCCTGGCGTTTGGCTTCTCAGCAATAGGCGCGTTTGTACTTCCCAATGGAACCGCCGACGATCTTTCCCTCGCCAATTGGGGCACCTTCATTGGCGCTCTCTGCTTCTTCACCGCCTCAGCGATCGCCCTTCCCAAACGACGGCCACTCACCGCCTAGCGCGGCAGGTTGCCCGCTCGTCCGCGAGCGCTTCACCGTACGAACCAGCCTCATCCACATCACACAACGTTTCACTACGAAAGGAAGCCTTCACCATGTGCACACGAGTTGTATGGCCAGATGCCAACGGATCAGTCATCGTTGGACGGAACATGGATTTCCATATGGACCTGTTGACGAACCTTTGGAAGTATCCACGAGGCTGCAAACGCGCTGACGGCGTGAACGGAACCCTCACCTGGACGGCGAGGTACGGGAGCATTGTCGCCACGGCGTTCGACATGATCGCGTGTGACGGTATCAACGAGGAGGGCTTCGCTGGCCACATCCTCTGGCTCGCCGAGTCTGATTACGGCAAGCCAGCGGATTCGGCAACGCAGCTCAGCCAGGCAGTGTGGCTGCAGTACTACCTCGATAATTTTGCGACGGTTGCGGAGGCCGTGGCTTGGACCAACGAAACCCAGGTTCAGATTGCCCAGCTGTTTGATCCAACTGGGCACATTGTTCCAACGCTGCACCTTGCGATAAACGACGCGAGCGGCGACTCGGCGATCATTGAGTACACCGATGGGAAGCCAAAGGTGTACCACAGCCGCGACTACCAGGTCATGACCAATTCTCCGACCTACGATAAGCAGTTGGAACTCGTCAAGGAGATTGACGGTCTCGGCGGCACAAAGCCCCTTCCTGGTTCCACGCTAGCAAGCGACCGGTTTGCCAGGGCGTCCTACTATGTGGCGCACCAGGTCCAGCCGAAGACCCAGGTTGATGCGATCGCGGCGATGTTCAGTATCATCCGTAACGCGGCGCAGCCATTCCGTACCCCAGAGGAGGGAAAGCCCGACGCATCCCAAACCATCTGGCAAGTCGTGCTTGACCTCACGAATAAGCGATACGTGTTTGAGTCGACCACTCGTCCTGGAATTGTGTGGGTTGATCTCAACGATATGAGCTTTGCTGAGGGCTCCAAGGTCCTCAAACTTGACCTCGTGAGTCGGCTCGCCCTTGAGGGGGGTCTTGCCGGGAACGTCAGCCACAATTTCACGGCAGTAAGCGATGAAGCGGCGGAGGCGTTGGCCTTTGGGGTGAATGCCCTTGAGCGGGTCGCAAGCATGCAAGACGAGTTCACTGAGATCAAAAAGGCTGTGCAACATCTGGTTGGCTCGAAGAAATAGACCACAGGCTTGGTGGGCGCCCGATCCAACGGCACCCACCAAGCCATCCACATAACCATGTGATGAGGTATCAATGCTTGTTGGCTCCTTGCCTGTCCTCGGGGTGTTGCTCGCTCTCTTGTCTGCGTTCATATTGGCCCTTGGCAATCTTGGGCAAAGTCGCGGTATCAAACGTGCCACCGAGAAACCGAGCAGCACGACCCCGCTGCTCGGGCTCATCCACACGCGCAGTTGGTTGGGAGGGACAGCGCTGATCGGCCTTGCGATGCTGCTGCAGATGGGGAGTCTCGCCCTAGCTCCACTCATCCTGGTCCAACCGCTCGGGGTGGCGGCACTCGTCTTTACCGTCATACTGACAACGCGGGCGTCGGGCAAACGGATTGCGCCGGATGTTCGAAACGCCATATTCATTGTGCTCGGCGGAGTTGCGCTGTATGTGATTGTTGCTGCGTCCGTCAGTAAGCAAAAGGCCATTGGCAACCAACAGCTCGTCTGGATTCTTGGCATCTTGGCCGCCGTTCTCATCCTGTCGTTGGTTGTCTTTCTGATCGGCAAAACGAAAAAACTGCCTCCGTTTACCTTCGTGATCCTTGGCGGCATCTATTCCGGCTTCATCGCGACGCTTGGAAAGACAGTCATCCTCAGGGTCGAGGCAATGTTCAAGGGCGGGGTTGGCGGGGCTGACTCAGGAAGCTGGCTGACGCTCCTGTGCATCGTTGCGATCTCAATCGCTTCTGCGCTCTCAATCGTTTATGTGCAGTACTCGCACACCTGTAACTCACCGGACATCGTCATTGCCGGGCTCACGATTGTTGACCCCTCTGTCGCTGTCCTGCTTGGCATTACGATTTTGCACGAGGCCGCCGGCGCACCCGCGTGGTCAATCGTTGTCCTCCTTATTGCCGGGATTATCGCCTTTTCTGGGGTGCTCAAACTTGCAACTGCCGAGGCAAAGGTCGACAGTTAGGTGTCTGCGCCACTTCGGAGCAATCCTGCTGAGGACGATGTCTCTGTCACGGGGATGCTTGGAGCGATTGGAGCGCTCCTGCTCACCGCAGGCACCAACGCGGTCAACGAGATCGACAGCACCCTGCGTTCCCTTGCATACGTCTATGGCCGGCCCCAGCTGAAGGTGGTCGCGCTGCCAACGATGGTACTCATCGAGGATCCGACAACCGTGCCAGCACGCATGGCGGTCTTTCCGGTGAAGGACCTTGCACTGCTTCGGCTCGACCAGACGGGCCAGCTCGAAAGCCTCATCAAGAGAATCTCTGTCGAACCAGTAACGCCGAGCGAGGTGCTTGCCGAGACTGAACGCATCATGGCTACCCCGCCACGCTTTCGCTTTATAGCCACCCTCGCAGGTCACGTCCTGCTCACGGTTGGCTTCGGGCTCGTACTGAACCCAACGCCCGAAGCCCTTCCCGTGTATTTCATCACGGGCCTCGCGGTGGGCCTCATCGTTCTACTCGGGGCCAGAATCCGCACGCTCTCACTGGTCCTCCCCGTTGTGGCTGCCTTTGTTTCAGTCGCCATCGTTGGGCTCGGGCCGTCAACCCTGACCCAGGATGACACGCTCAGGCTCGTGGCCCCTTCGCTCGTGTCGCTGCTGCCAGGGCTGACGCTGACCGTCGCGGCCGTCGAGCTTACCCACGGTCAGATCATCGCTGGTTCGAGTCGGCTTGTGTATGGCTTCGCTCGCCTGGCCTTGCTCGCCTTTGGGGTCTACCTTGGTCTCGCCACGTTTGGGGTCGAAACCCACACGGCGTCCGCAGCCGACCGTCTCGGGCCATGGGCTCCGTGGCTCGGCGTTGTGTTAGTCGCGTTCGGGTACTCGCTCTTTTCGATCGCTCCCAAACGCTCACTTCCCTGGATCACTGTTGCCCTTGTGATCGCCCACGCCGGCCAGGTGCTTGGCAGCCTCCTTGTTGGCAGCGAACTCTCGGGAATGGTCGGCGCAATCGTCGCGGTTCTCGCTGTCACTCTGCTCTCGCGCGTCGCTTCGTCGCCGCCCTCCTCCGTCATGCTGACCTGCTCATATTGGGTCCTCGTGCCTGGATCAATGGGGTTCATCGGCCTGAGCGAGGCCGCCTCAGGCATGGCAGGGGCTGGTTCAATGATTATCAACACGCTCGGCGCGATCCTCGCAATCGCAATCGGGATGGTCCTCGGCGCAGGAATAAGTCACGACACCGGCTCACTCGCGAGGACGCTGCGCGCGACGGTTCGTGCTCGCGCGAACGAACGCCGACACGGCTGATCTGCGCGTGCTCAGTTGAGTCCCCGCCGCGTCGGTCGCCTATTCTCCCGGAGCTGGCCAAACCGGGCAGATCGCGCGCTCACGCACTCCGGCGCAGCAGCTGACCGAGCAAGCACCGCTGCCGGGAACGAGCGGCCCCTCTGGAGTGACGGCCGGTGCATCCGGAGACTCTCCACGAAGCTGAGCCGCGCGCTCAAACGCCTCGTCGACGAGACCAGATACAAAATGCTCGTTCACGCCGACGCTGTCGGCCCTGACGTAGGCCAGCTGAAGAACGCGTGCGGTTTCGGCGGCCTCGGTGTCGAGGTCATATTTGACTTCCATATGATCTGACACAAATCCAATTGGCACCACGAGCACGCCGGTAATCCCCTCGGCAGCTAGCTCTTCGAGCCGGTCATTGATGTCAGGCTCAAGCCACGGAACGTGCGGAGATCCCGAACGCGAGCAATATACGAGCTCAGGCTGAAGCGGCAGCTCTGCACCAAGCTCTCCCGCGATCCAATCAATCAGTTGCTCATGCTGCCCCTTGTAACCAGCGGTCATCACGGCAGAAGCGTCCTGCATCACATCGGGGATCGAATGGGTTACAAACAAGACCCGCTGCGTTGACGGCTCAAGACCGCCGGTCAACTCGCTGAGTTCGGAAAGACCTCGGCGCACGCAGCCGAGCTGGGCCTTCGCAAATCCGGGGTGGTTGTAGTACTGGCGGATCTTATCGAAGGCGATTTCAACGCCCTCGGCGCCGAGCGTTGCAACCGTCTGCGCGAAGTCCTCTCGATACTGCCGGCACGAGGAATAGCTTGAGTAGGCGGAGGTATCGATCGCGAGGAAGCGTGTACCCGGCTTCGTCGCCGCGAACTCCCTGACCACATCCGACAGGAAGGGATCCCAGTTGCGATTGCCCCACAGAATTGGAGTGGTCACTCCTCGACGCTCCAGCTCGGAGCGAAGCGCCGAGAGGAGTTCACGGTTTTGCTCGTTGATTGGCGAGCGGCCTCCAAAACCGTAGTAATGCTCGCCGACTTCAACGAGCCGTTCGTCAGGAATCCCCCGCCCTGCCGTGACGTTTTTCAGGAAGGGAAGCACATCGGCTTCCTTCTCTGGCCCGCCGAAGGACATGAGAACAAGCGCGTCGAAGGGTGCAAGTTCATTGGTACTCATTCAGTTTCTCCCGATCTTCGGCGTTGTGAACACGGTCAATCCCGGCCCCGATGGCCTGTGTTGGTTCGCGCTGGATGCCGAACCATATTTAGATAGCTAGCCTAGCTAGTTAAATATCAATCGTCGATTGAGGCGCGCTGAAAAAGTCAGGAGAGGCATCTCAGTCCCACCTCATCCTGACTCCTCGGCAAATTTGGCACGGTGCGGGGTGATGCTGAAGCGGCGGTAGATCAGCACGTTGACAAGCATCGCGGCAAGCATCGCAAGACCGGCACCCGCAACGGTAAAGCCAAAGCGTTCGGCATCAAGCAGCAGCGTACTCACCCCGCCCGAGTTCATCAGCACCACCGACAGCGTCAGAAAAAAGCTGTACTGCCAATACGGCTTCTTGATGACCATAAAGAACATGCAGCACCACACAGCCGGCAAGGCAAGGAGGCCAAGGACAGCATCCGGAACCGCCGCCAGCGCGAGTATCGCCACAACGGCAAACCCGGCAAATGTGCCAACAAGCCGGCCAAGCATCCGTTTTGGCGGAATGAGTTCCGTCGGGTCGGCAATGACATAGAGCGTCAGCGTCACCCAAACCCAATGGGTCGTGAGGTCGGTCGCCGTTCCGACCAGCATGACACCCGCAGAGAGGACGCCAAGAAGGGCACCAAACAACAGCGGAACATTGGGGTTCGACACCGTCACAACCCGCATCCTTCGCGTTCCGGTCGCGAGATGCAAGACCAGAACGGCCCACAGCCCCGTGACATTCATCACAAGAATCAGCCCAATGAAGTAGCGAATGTCAAAGACGGGCGGATTCGCAAAGAGCACGGGCGGCGACATCATGAAATACGGCGTCAAAATCGGCAGCTGCAGTACGGCTTTTCCAACGCCTCGACTTGAGGCATAGCCGTACGCGACTCCCAGCACGACCAGGATGAGGGCAAGCGCCCATACATGCTCCCGCAACAGGATCGAGACGGTTCCCGTCAGGGACAGCGCAAAGACCACGGCAGCCCCCAAACGAGGCCCGCCGCTTATCCACCCAAACCCCGCCGCAAGCACCCCAAAAAACGCAACGCTCAACAGCCCGGGAACAAACCAGGACACACCATAGATCGGCGCCCCAATCACCAAGAGCGCGCCAAGAATCTTGAGCCCAAGCACGGCCTGAGCCCGGCCGGTGGACCTGCTACTCGATTCGGGATGCGGGATGCGCTCCGCTCCGATTCCCAACGGCATCGCGGCCCCCTCAGAACAACGTTGTAGTTGAAATGACCTTACTGAGGTAACGGCAGTGAATGGAAGTCGTCTGCAGATTCCAAGGATTGCAGCTGGACATGAAGTGAGGACTCAGCACGCCCATCAGCACCCAATCGCGAATGAGCAACCTGCCAATCTCTGCACTGAGCCGGGGAAGCCCTCAGTCCAAGTTCTCGTCAGCGGTTGGGTTTTCAGGGCTCCAAACTGCGCGCTCCCGATGAGCAAACTCCGCAAAGCGAATCGGGTCTCTCCCGAGTACGTCACTCACGGTACCGGTGAGTCCTGCTGCCATGCCGAGGCGAGCGGTTGTATAAATTGCCGCCGTCACGATAACCATTCCCCATGGCATATTCAGATGCCTTCGGGCGTGGAGCATATACCGGAAGATTCCGGGCCTCGCGTACCGAATCGGGCGCCCGAGCTCACGGGTGAGAATCTCGGCAATTTCACGATAGCTGAGGGCTTCGTCACCGGTGACGGTGAGTGCTCGATTATGAAAGAGCGACGGAGAGAGCAGCGCAGCGGCCGCAACCGCCCCAACGTCAACGGCGTCCACAAATGCTGTGGCGCCGTTGCCGGCTGGCACCATAATCTCGTCTCGATCCCGAATATCGGAGACGTGCGTCGTCGAAAGGTTTTGATGGAAGAAGGATGCCCGCACGAAGGCCCATCCGATGCCAGAGGTGCGCAGCCAAGCCTCGAGGGCCGCGTGGGGCACCACCCGATTCTTCTCAGCTCCCTGCAACGACAACAAGACGATCTGTCCGACGCCAAGTAGCTTTGCGTGTTCTAGCGCGGGAATCATCTCTTTCTTCGGCTTTCCCAGCTGGGGTGGCCGCATCAAGAACATCTGCTGGATGCCGTCAAACGCGTCATCCCAGGTGTCAGGACGCGTGAAGTCCAAGGCGACAGCCTCCACTGACTCACCGAACACCCTCCGAACCGATTCGATGCTCCGCCCAGCCGCGCGCACGGTATGGCCGGCTTCAAGCAACTGCTCAACGACCACTCGACCGATATTGCCGGTCGCCCCAGTCACCAAAATTGGCTGCGCACTCATTCCTAGCTCCGCTTCGTGAGGTTGACCCTCGATATCAAAAAAGATGCAGAGACTGCATCGAGCATGGTGTCGAGTCTATCCGACGTTACCGGGCAGGCCCCATCTACGCATTCGCGTAGCACTCAGGCGCTGCTCAGGTCGAGCTTCTCGCTCCTGAAGCGTCAACGCATTCTTGTCCACGGGCAGCCCCAGAACTAGCACGCCCTGCCGACGACTGCGGGCCTCCGGCCAGGGCGGATAGCAGTATCCAATTCCCCAACCGAAGGCCCGTATGCTCAACGAGCTACGCGGTAGCGATCGTTATCGCGGCGTGGCCGAGCCCATCAGTGTGCGTTCGTTTCGCTGACGTCGCAGCATACCGCCGGCAAGCAGCAGGCCAAGAGCAAGCAACAACACGGAGGTCAGTTGCCCACCGGTCACCGCGAGCGGCAACGGCAACGCTGTTCCCATGTACCGCGATGAGTCCGATGCAGGTGTGGCATCGTTCCCCGTTGGGCTCGCGCCGGTCACGGTTGCGGTGTTTTCGTATGCGCCAACCGTAGCCGTTCCCTGCTTCTCGCAGGTCACGCTTTCGCCAGGCTCAAGGTAATCAATCGGGCAGCTCACGACGCCCTCTATGTTGTCCTCAACAACGATGCCGACCAACGTTACATTTCCGGTATTGGTAACCGCATACGTCCATGTCACGTCGTCACCATCGTTCAGCAACGGAGTATCAGCGGCAAAGGCCTCGGTTGCGAGCTTTCCATTCGTGCGCTTTTCAACCGCAATCTCGGGTCGCTCAATATCGAGAATGACCTCGGCGATCGTGGAGTTCACGTCGCCAACTACCGACTCGGCGTGTGCAACGGCCGAGTTGATCAGAGCATCCCCCAGCGCGTCTTCTTGCGTGATCGTATACGGCGCGCTGCACTGTACCCGTTCACCCGGCGCCAACGAAATGTTGGCGGGATCGAGTTCGACACCATTGGCGTTGCACACAATATCGCCAAGCCCTGGCAGCGGGTCCTCAACGCGAACCTTGTCGAGTACGGTATTCCCGTCGTTCAAAACCTCAAAGGAATACGTCACCGTGTCACCGGCGACTACGCCAACAGCTGGCGAAACGCTCTTCTCCAGCGAAACCACCGGCTCAGCACCGTAGTACCTGGAAGGGTCCTCGTCGGTGACAGCATCTAGCTGAATGGCGTTTCCGTCGTTGTCGGCCGGCTGAGCCGAAACCGAACCGAGGTTGACGTAGTCACCAAGAGTGTCAGCCGACCCGGTGATCGTACACTCGGTACTCTCCCCCGGCTTCAACTCAGTTGTTGGGCAAACGGCCAACCCCTCAAGGTCGTCACTCACACGCAGCCCGATGAGCACCGAATCACCCTCGTTTTTTACGGTGAAGGTCCAGGTCACGTCGCTGCCACGCTGGATTGCTGGCACATCAGTATCGCCGAGGTCGTTTGCATCCGCTCCGTTGGTGCGCTTGACCACGCTGAGCTCTGGGGTAACCGCCTCATAGTGGGCGGAGTCATCCGCTTGCACCGTCTTACCGGCAACAATACTGCCGCCAGAGGTCACGGTGTCGGGCCCCGCGCCCGTCGCGGTTGCAACATTCACATACGGCCCGGCTACTGCCACAGCATCGAGCGTGCAGTCCATCGACTCGCCAATTCCGAGGCTCGTTGCGGGACAGTTCACCGCGCCTTCGATGTCGTCAGCCAAGCTGATGCCGTTGAGAGCAACGTTTCCGATGTTGGTGACGGTGTACTCAAATGTGGCGGATTCTCCGGTCAGTATCCACTCGGGGTCGTCCAGCGTGGTTACGGCGTTACCATTCACCTTTTTGACCAGGTCGATGGCAGGAACCGAACCGAAGTAGGCGCTTGGATCGTCGTCAGAGACCGACTTTTCAGGGCCGTCCGCTGACACCGAACCGGTGTTCCGGTACTGCCCAGGTAGTGCCGTGCCCGTGAGCTCACACGTCATCGACGCCAACGGCGCAAGCTCGGTGTTTGGACAGACAATCGCACCCTCCATGTCATCGCTCACCGCGATGTTCTGCAGCGTGGTGTTTCCCGAGTTGGTGACCACATACGTCCAGGTCACGTCGACACCGTTCTCAACGAACGGACCACTACTTGTCGGGTCGCTGACGGCCTGCTCCTGCGTGAACTTACTCAGTGAGATTTCTGATTCCGCACCAAAGTAGTGAGACACGTCCTGGTCATCGACCCGAGACTCGCCAGAGATAGGGTCGCCCGCGTCATCTGCTGGCTGGCCACTCACGGTTGCGGTGTTTTCGTAGTCATCACGAACGGCACCGTCGGTTGCTTCGAGCGTGCAGGTAGTGGATGCGCCAGGCAGCAACGACGTGACGGGGCAGGTCACTGCACCCTCAACGTCGTCAAGCAGCCGCAGGTCAACAAGCGGGGTGTCCCCCGTGTTGGTTACCACGTACGTCCACGTCACGTCCTCGCCGAGGCCGATCAGCACCGCGTCTGCCGCAGCTGTTGCCAATTCACCGTTGGTGCGTTTCTCTACCTCGATGGATGGCGCGAGCGCGCGACCGAGGTAGTGCGACGGGTCAATTGATGACGCTCCGGCACGCGAAATGGTGCCCTGACCGGTCACTCGACCTGTGTTCTTATACACACCGTCCGGGTACATCGCTGCGTTTTCGGTACTTACCGCGTCAGCCGATGTTGTGCAGGTGACCGAATCGCCAACGGGAATCGTGCCGCCCGACGCTCCGAGGGTAAAGGCGCGCCCTGTTGATCCGAGCGTGCAGGCAAAGACTGCGTCGAGTTCAACATCGTCGCCAAGCGTCACGTTACGAACCGGTTCCTGGCCTTCGTTGGTGATGAGATAGGTCCAAGTCACGTTCTCAAACTCCGTGAGCGTTGGAACGTCTGCGTCGCCTGGAAGGCTGGCATCAGCGCCGTTGGTCGTTTTAAGGAGACCAAGCTTCGGCTGTGGAACGCGAACCTGCGCGGTATTGCTGTCGGTCAGGGTTGCTCCCGAT
The DNA window shown above is from Lysinibacter cavernae and carries:
- a CDS encoding NmrA family NAD(P)-binding protein, with amino-acid sequence MSAQPILVTGATGNIGRVVVEQLLEAGHTVRAAGRSIESVRRVFGESVEAVALDFTRPDTWDDAFDGIQQMFLMRPPQLGKPKKEMIPALEHAKLLGVGQIVLLSLQGAEKNRVVPHAALEAWLRTSGIGWAFVRASFFHQNLSTTHVSDIRDRDEIMVPAGNGATAFVDAVDVGAVAAAALLSPSLFHNRALTVTGDEALSYREIAEILTRELGRPIRYARPGIFRYMLHARRHLNMPWGMVIVTAAIYTTARLGMAAGLTGTVSDVLGRDPIRFAEFAHRERAVWSPENPTADENLD
- a CDS encoding FUSC family protein, coding for MPLGIGAERIPHPESSSRSTGRAQAVLGLKILGALLVIGAPIYGVSWFVPGLLSVAFFGVLAAGFGWISGGPRLGAAVVFALSLTGTVSILLREHVWALALILVVLGVAYGYASSRGVGKAVLQLPILTPYFMMSPPVLFANPPVFDIRYFIGLILVMNVTGLWAVLVLHLATGTRRMRVVTVSNPNVPLLFGALLGVLSAGVMLVGTATDLTTHWVWVTLTLYVIADPTELIPPKRMLGRLVGTFAGFAVVAILALAAVPDAVLGLLALPAVWCCMFFMVIKKPYWQYSFFLTLSVVLMNSGGVSTLLLDAERFGFTVAGAGLAMLAAMLVNVLIYRRFSITPHRAKFAEESG
- a CDS encoding ferrochelatase — its product is MSTNELAPFDALVLMSFGGPEKEADVLPFLKNVTAGRGIPDERLVEVGEHYYGFGGRSPINEQNRELLSALRSELERRGVTTPILWGNRNWDPFLSDVVREFAATKPGTRFLAIDTSAYSSYSSCRQYREDFAQTVATLGAEGVEIAFDKIRQYYNHPGFAKAQLGCVRRGLSELSELTGGLEPSTQRVLFVTHSIPDVMQDASAVMTAGYKGQHEQLIDWIAGELGAELPLQPELVYCSRSGSPHVPWLEPDINDRLEELAAEGITGVLVVPIGFVSDHMEVKYDLDTEAAETARVLQLAYVRADSVGVNEHFVSGLVDEAFERAAQLRGESPDAPAVTPEGPLVPGSGACSVSCCAGVRERAICPVWPAPGE